From Lycium ferocissimum isolate CSIRO_LF1 chromosome 12, AGI_CSIRO_Lferr_CH_V1, whole genome shotgun sequence, one genomic window encodes:
- the LOC132039723 gene encoding disease resistance protein Roq1-like — protein MHNMIREMGEMVIREEYGNNRIWLPKEVPDLLKGKLITEKVESLCIPKGYNFEDDPVNYSNIFKRMQSLQVLIIGDGTFSSECAITYLPSSLLFIEWQGYPSISLPESFEPSELVVLHLERSRLVELWPISKKLSNLKYLDLGESLGLTKTPNFGDMPNLETLNLNGCENLEEVHPSLGHCRMLTDLNLHGCHKLKKLPKFVAMESLEFLSLYKCTSLEEFPEIFGDMRRLSIL, from the exons ATGCATAATATGATAAGAGAAATGGGTGAAATGGTCATACGGGAAGAGTACGGTAACAACAGAATATGGCTTCCCAAGGAGGTTCCTGACCTTTTAAAAGGAAAGTTG ATAACAGAAAAGGTGGAAAGCCTATGTATCCCAAAAGGTTACAATTTTGAAGATGATCCTGTCAATTATAGCAATATTTTCAAGAGGATGCAAAGCTTACAAGTACTCATAATTGGTGATGGAACTTTTAGCTCGGAGTGCGCTATCACCTATCTTCCTTCCAGCTTGCTGTTTATTGAGTGGCAGGGgtatccttcaatttcattgCCAGAGAGCTTTGAACCATCAGAGCTCGTTGTGCTTCATTTAGAAAGAAGTCGGCTTGTCGAACTTTGGCCAATATCAAAG AAATTGAGCAACTTGAAGTATTTGGATCTAGGCGAGAGCCTTGGGTTAACAAAAACCCCTAATTTTGGTGATATGCCAAACTTGGAGACACTAAATTTAAATGGGTGTGAGAATTTGGAAGAGGTCCATCCCTCTCTTGGACATTGCAGAATGCTTACTGATTTGAATTTGCATGGTTGTCACAAACTTAAGAAGCTTCCGAAATTTGTTGCCATGGAATCTCTTGAGTTTCTCTCCCTTTATAAATGCACAAGTTTAGAAGAATTTCCAGAAATCTTTGGAGATATGCGGCGTTTATCAATTCTATAG
- the LOC132039283 gene encoding TMV resistance protein N-like produces MLPNSLFESQQLVWLHICRCSELVELPISLGVQKKIARLILKECENLKKLPSSIQMESLEELMISNCRKLDTFPEINGDMHSLTRLTITSMGIRELPSSIRNLRGLKSLALKGCRDLVSLPDNLCNLKNLTYLTLWGCKKLEKLPENIGDLQQLKLLDASVTAISQPPLFITKLGEMRGLRFSHLYPPLRSLDLANLDILGGLAEDLGSLTSLERLDVSRSNISCLPKASKNSYTLRATPNLEELYADYHLALKSIKNPVIKCLKLRLRSISWCGHQKPKYGIVSTCQVNVLKLLQHLTRTCIQCDFHQRDSFLIVFPKATIPELFNYQFINQETISINLNPSWYTDKFMGFSIFFSPDIGYLILVVTMVYKSDRERKRSTKYDCRVFSSQFSSVDMCFFYIPFETLWHASDNKEGKNPNDYCLFEVSTKYNKELCWGISLEYENEDTAVTTEIGFSMVLEQPEPSLASSSRVSAEHDIATDRGL; encoded by the exons ATGCTTCCAAACAGCCTCTTTGAATCACAGCAATTGGTATGGCTTCATATATGCCGATGTTCTGAATTGGTAGAGCTCCCCATATCTCTTGGAGTTCAAAAAAAGATTGCTCGGTTAATCTTAAAAGAATGTGAGAACTTAAAGAAGCTTCCAAGCTCTATTCAGATGGAATCCCTTGAAGAACTCATGATATCTAACTGCCGAAAGTTAGATACATTTCCAGAAATCAATGGAGATATGCATAGCTTAACAAGACTGACCATAACTTCTATGGGGATAAGAGAATTGCCTTCATCCATTAGGAATCTGAGGGGCCTCAAATCTCTCGCTCTGAAAGGTTGTAGAGATCTTGTAAGTCTACCAGACAACCTCTGTAATTTGAAGAATCTTACATATCTTACCCTCTGGGGCTGCAAAAAGCTAGAGAAGCTTCCAGAAAACATTGGTGATCTGCAACAGTTAAAGTTACTTGACGCAAGTGTTACTGCAATCTCCCAACCACCTCTCTTCATCACCAAGCTTGGAGAAATGCGGGGATTAAGATTCTCACAT CTTTATCCTCCTTTGAGATCTCTTGATCTTGCTAATCTCGATATTTTGGGTGGACTTGCCGAGGATTTAGGATCTTTGACTTCTTTGGAACGTTTGGATGTTAGTCGAAGCAATATTTCTTGTTTACCAAAAGCATCAAAGAACTCTTACACCTT GAGAGCTACCCCAAATTTAGAGGAGCTATATGCAGATTATCATTTGGCCTTGAAGAGCATCAAAAATCCAGTAATTAAGTGTCTTAAGTTGCGTTTGCGCTCAATATCATGGTGTGGTCATCAAAAACCCAAATACGGCATTGTCTCCACTTGCCAAGTTAATGTGTTGAAGTTGCTACAACATTTAACTAGGACATGCATCCAG TGTGACTTCCACCAAAGGGATTCTTTTCTCATTGTTTTCCCCAAAGCCACAATTCCAGAGTTGTTCAATTATCAGTTTATAAATCAAGAAACGATCTCAATTAATCTGAACCCGTCTTGGTATACCGATAAATTCATGGGTTTTTCAATATTCTTCAGTCCTGATATTGGGTATTTGATCTTAGTAGTTACAATGGTATACAAATCTGACCGTGAAAGAAAACGTTCCACGAAGTATGACTGCCGTGTATTTTCGTCTCAGTTTTCTTCTGTCGATATGTGTTTCTTCTACATACCATTTGAAACATTGTGGCATGCTTCTGACAATAAAGAAGGGAAGAACCCAAATGATTATTGTctttttgaggtatctacaaaGTACAACAAGGAACTATGTTGGGGAATTAGCCTGGAGTATGAGAATGAAGATACTGCAGTGACGACTGAAATTGGCTTCTCTATGGTACTTGAGCAACCAGAGCCATCACTCGCTTCTAGTTCGCGGGTGTCTGCTGAGCATGACATTGCCACAGATAGGGGACTATAA